In the Manis javanica isolate MJ-LG chromosome 14, MJ_LKY, whole genome shotgun sequence genome, one interval contains:
- the LOC108399842 gene encoding olfactory receptor 6K3-like: MESGNLSAVAEFIFTAFPQLQEGGLLYFFPLFFIYTFIVIGNLMIFFAVRLDTRLHNPMYNFISIFSFLEIWYTTATIPKMLSNLISNQKTISFIGCLLQMYFFHSLGNTEGALLTVMAVDRYIAICSPLHYPAIMTARLCAQLSAGSCIFGFLILLPEIVWISTLPFCGPNQIHQIFCDFAPVLNLACTDASVILVQDVIHALAILITGLIISLSYIRIIVVILGIPSAEGRKKAFSTCAAHIAVFLLFFGSVALMYLRFSVTYTPFWDTTIALTFSVLAPFFNPIIYSLRNEDMKDAIKKVLCSQKVFSVSSG, encoded by the coding sequence ATGGAGAGTGGAAATCTATCAGCAGTGGCTGAATTTATCTTCACTGCATTCCCCCAGCTCCAGGAAGGTGGACTTCTGtactttttccctttatttttcatctacacATTTATTGTAATTGGGAACCTAATGATCTTCTTTGCTGTAAGGCTGGACACCCGTCTCCACAATCCCATGTATAATTTCATCAGCATCTTCTCGTTTCTTGAGATATGGTACACCACGGCCACCATCCCTAAGATGCTCTCCAATCTCATCAGCAATCAAAAGACCATCTCCTTCATTGGCTGCCTCTTGCAGATGTACTTCTTCCATTCCCTTGGGAACACGGAAGGGGCCTTGCTGACTGTCATGGCCGTTGACAGGTACATCGCCATCTGCAGCCCACTGCACTACCCCGCCATCATGACCGCCCGACTGTGCGCTCAGCTCTCCGCAGGCTCTTGTatctttggtttcctcatcctTCTACCTGAGATTGTGTGGATTTCCACTTTACCTTTTTGTGGCCCCAACCAAATCCATCAGATTTTCTGTGATTTTGCCCCTGTATTAAATTTAGCCTGCACAGATGCCTCTGTGATCCTGGTGCAAGATGTCATTCATGCTCTTGCCATTCTAATAACAGGCctgattatttctctttcttacatCAGAATTATTGTTGTTATCCTGGGCATCCCTTCAGCTGAGGGCCGTAAAAAGGCCTTTTCCACCTGTGCTGCCCACATTGCCGTCTTCCTGCTGTTTTTTGGTAGTGTGGCCCTCATGTATCTCAGGTTCTCTGTTACTTACACACCTTTCTGGGACACCACCATTGCCCTGACTTTCTCTGTCCTTGCTCCCTTTTTCAATCCCATTATATATAGTCTGAGAAATGAGGATATGAAAGATGCTATTAAAAAAGTCCTTTGCTCTCAAAAGGTATTTAGTGTATCCAGTGGATAA